The proteins below come from a single Prochlorococcus marinus CUG1415 genomic window:
- a CDS encoding response regulator transcription factor codes for MQSTEQILASTPGSSQVPTSSQTPSRVLVVEPHPTLRTVLVQRLRQDGHLAAAVGSAAEAVDLCREQSPDLLVSAEILEQNTAMRLAQQLGAAVIVLTARSGVEALVNLLDEGADDVLRKPFGLEELAARCRTLLKRGRIGLQEKVEVGPLEVHLLLRQVTLSEKPVELSPREFALLCALLMPPGMVRSRQELLRMAWPPFSGGPRSVDTQVLTLRRKLEQAGLGEGGGITTVRQQGYRFSIDNI; via the coding sequence ATGCAATCAACTGAGCAAATCTTAGCTTCAACTCCTGGCAGTTCACAAGTGCCTACGAGCTCTCAAACCCCTTCGAGAGTTCTTGTTGTTGAACCTCACCCCACACTTAGAACTGTCCTTGTACAAAGACTTCGTCAAGATGGACATCTTGCGGCCGCAGTTGGATCAGCTGCGGAAGCAGTTGACTTATGTAGGGAACAGTCACCTGACCTATTAGTAAGTGCAGAAATCCTCGAACAGAATACTGCAATGAGACTAGCTCAACAGTTAGGTGCTGCCGTTATTGTTTTGACTGCCAGATCAGGAGTTGAAGCATTAGTTAATTTATTAGATGAAGGAGCTGATGATGTTCTAAGAAAACCATTTGGATTAGAAGAGCTCGCAGCAAGATGCAGAACCCTCTTGAAAAGGGGAAGAATAGGACTACAAGAAAAAGTTGAGGTTGGCCCTCTAGAGGTTCATCTTCTTTTAAGACAAGTAACGCTTAGTGAGAAGCCAGTAGAATTAAGCCCAAGAGAGTTTGCACTCCTTTGTGCACTTTTAATGCCCCCAGGCATGGTAAGAAGTCGGCAAGAGCTTCTAAGAATGGCCTGGCCCCCTTTCAGTGGCGGTCCTAGATCTGTAGATACTCAGGTCTTAACCTTACGAAGAAAATTAGAACAGGCAGGATTGGGAGAAGGAGGTGGCATAACTACTGTAAGACAACAAGGTTATCGATTCAGTATTGATAATATTTAA
- the grxD gene encoding Grx4 family monothiol glutaredoxin yields the protein MDNNTKDKIQKLIDANPIMVFMKGTKLMPQCGFSNNVVQILNSLGLEFGTFDVLSDFEVREGIKEYSDWPTIPQVYLKGEFLGGSDILIEMYNSGSLKEKIEIELAS from the coding sequence ATGGACAACAACACAAAAGATAAAATACAAAAACTGATTGATGCTAATCCAATAATGGTATTCATGAAAGGTACCAAATTAATGCCGCAATGCGGTTTTTCCAATAATGTAGTTCAAATACTAAATTCCCTAGGTTTAGAATTTGGTACTTTTGATGTTTTAAGCGATTTCGAAGTAAGAGAAGGTATTAAAGAATATTCAGATTGGCCAACAATTCCCCAAGTTTATTTAAAAGGAGAGTTTCTTGGCGGATCAGACATTCTTATAGAAATGTACAATTCAGGATCCTTAAAAGAAAAAATAGAAATTGAATTAGCGTCTTAA
- a CDS encoding DUF6761 family protein: MTSFENPKVIRHFQSICDNCQDLVTRFHTPADLKLYSDGYLQALRNCSSLEQGDQEKLERLIERWILDPSSFIAPEGDENKGFFDKKRI, encoded by the coding sequence ATGACATCATTTGAAAATCCTAAAGTAATTCGTCATTTTCAATCAATTTGCGATAATTGCCAAGACTTAGTTACTCGTTTTCATACACCAGCTGACCTTAAGTTATATAGTGATGGTTATCTCCAAGCCTTAAGGAATTGCAGTAGTTTAGAGCAAGGCGATCAAGAGAAATTAGAAAGATTAATAGAAAGATGGATTTTAGATCCATCGAGTTTTATTGCGCCAGAGGGAGACGAAAATAAAGGTTTTTTTGATAAAAAAAGGATTTAA
- the crtH gene encoding carotenoid isomerase, with product MKFNKGNFDAIIIGSGIGGLVTASQLAAKGARVLVLEKYIIPGGSGGSFKRKGYTFDVGASMIFGFGEKGYTNLLTRALKDVNEKCETIPDPVQLEYHLPNNFSISVDKDYEKFISKLSATFPKEKEGIRKFYDTCANVFKCLDSMPLLSIEDPSYLFKVFFKSPFSCLGLARWLPVNAGDVARKFIKDPELLKFIDIECFCWSVMPALKTPMINAGMVFTDRHAGGINYPKGGVGIIAEKLVSGIEKLGSKIRYKANVNEIILEDGKAVGVKLSNGEEIYSNIIVSNSTRWDTFGLKNKKKGLIPSKSVPKSEYKWSETYKPSPSFVSIHLGVEKSILRDDLNCHHIIVEDWNELENEKGVIFVSIPTLLDSSLAPEGKHIVHAFTPSSINEWEGLSRKEYLAKKEEYFSFLVQKISTILPNLEENIDHKEIGTPKTHKKFLGRYEGSYGPIPSKKLLGLLPMPFNTTKIKNLYCVGDSCFPGQGLNAVAFSGYACAHKIGSKLNINSFKLPD from the coding sequence ATGAAATTTAATAAGGGTAATTTCGATGCGATTATTATTGGCTCTGGAATAGGAGGGTTAGTAACAGCATCACAATTAGCTGCCAAGGGAGCTCGAGTTTTAGTTCTTGAGAAATATATTATCCCTGGAGGAAGTGGTGGCTCTTTCAAGAGAAAAGGTTATACCTTTGATGTTGGTGCTTCGATGATATTTGGATTTGGAGAAAAAGGTTATACCAATTTATTAACTCGTGCTTTAAAAGATGTAAATGAAAAATGCGAAACCATACCTGATCCTGTTCAGTTGGAATATCATCTTCCAAATAACTTTAGTATCTCTGTAGATAAAGACTATGAAAAATTTATTAGTAAATTATCAGCTACTTTTCCTAAGGAAAAAGAAGGCATAAGGAAATTTTACGATACTTGCGCAAATGTTTTTAAATGTTTAGATTCAATGCCTCTTTTATCAATAGAGGATCCAAGTTATCTTTTTAAAGTTTTCTTTAAATCTCCATTTTCTTGTTTAGGTTTAGCTAGATGGCTACCTGTAAACGCTGGAGATGTTGCGAGAAAGTTTATAAAAGATCCTGAACTTTTAAAATTTATTGATATCGAATGTTTTTGTTGGTCTGTAATGCCAGCTCTTAAAACACCAATGATTAATGCAGGAATGGTTTTTACAGATAGGCATGCTGGCGGTATAAACTATCCTAAAGGCGGCGTAGGTATAATTGCAGAAAAGTTGGTTTCTGGAATTGAAAAATTAGGAAGTAAGATTCGTTACAAAGCTAATGTCAATGAAATAATTTTAGAAGATGGAAAAGCAGTAGGCGTAAAACTTTCAAATGGGGAAGAAATTTACTCAAATATTATTGTATCTAATTCCACTAGATGGGATACTTTTGGACTTAAAAATAAAAAGAAAGGGTTAATTCCAAGTAAAAGCGTCCCAAAAAGTGAATATAAGTGGTCAGAAACCTATAAACCTTCTCCCTCTTTTGTTTCTATACACCTTGGAGTAGAGAAAAGCATATTAAGGGATGATCTTAATTGTCATCATATTATTGTTGAGGATTGGAATGAACTAGAAAATGAAAAAGGAGTAATATTTGTCTCTATCCCTACCTTACTTGACTCATCATTGGCTCCTGAAGGCAAGCATATTGTTCATGCCTTTACCCCTTCTTCAATTAATGAATGGGAGGGATTATCCAGAAAAGAATATCTTGCGAAAAAAGAAGAATACTTTTCATTTCTTGTTCAAAAGATTTCGACTATTTTACCTAATCTTGAAGAGAACATTGATCACAAAGAAATTGGGACTCCAAAAACCCATAAAAAGTTTCTTGGAAGATATGAAGGCAGCTATGGGCCAATTCCTAGCAAAAAGTTGCTAGGCCTTCTTCCAATGCCATTTAACACTACAAAAATTAAAAATCTTTATTGCGTAGGGGATTCATGTTTCCCTGGTCAAGGTTTAAATGCAGTAGCTTTTAGTGGCTATGCTTGCGCTCATAAAATAGGTTCAAAATTAAATATAAATAGTTTCAAATTACCAGATTAA
- the trmFO gene encoding methylenetetrahydrofolate--tRNA-(uracil(54)-C(5))-methyltransferase (FADH(2)-oxidizing) TrmFO: MIKKEVNVIGAGLAGSEAAWQIANAGIPVKLIEMRPFQSTPAHHTGEFGELVCSNSFGAISPDRAAGLLQKELRIFNSLIVQTADKFSVPAGGALAVDRSKFSNALTEVLSNHPLVEIKRFEQLDLPSEENITILATGPLTSDALASKIKCFTGIDTCHFFDAASPIIYGDTIDQEIVFKASRYDKGDPAYLNCPMDKNDYINFRNELVEGDQANLKDFEKESANFFEACLPIEEIARRGVDTMRYGPLKSIGLWNPKWGDLFDRENRLKNRPHAIVQLRMEDLEGKLLNMVGFQTNLKWSEQKRIFRMIPGLEKAEFVRFGVMHRNTFLESPKLLLPTLQFMKRETLLAAGQITGTEGYVAAAAGGLLAGINASLLAKGKKTVTFPSESMIGSLINFISNRNQILSNQKKNKFQPMPASFGLVPELTKRIKDKRSRYKAYQERSIEALNGFRKKLDSRFANDQLLIKIK; the protein is encoded by the coding sequence TTGATTAAAAAAGAGGTAAATGTAATAGGAGCTGGCCTTGCTGGTAGCGAAGCTGCTTGGCAAATAGCTAATGCTGGAATACCTGTTAAGTTAATTGAAATGCGCCCTTTTCAATCAACTCCAGCACATCACACTGGAGAATTTGGTGAATTGGTTTGCAGTAACAGTTTTGGGGCTATAAGTCCTGATAGGGCTGCTGGTTTATTGCAAAAGGAATTAAGAATTTTTAATTCATTGATAGTACAAACGGCAGATAAATTTTCTGTTCCAGCTGGAGGTGCTTTGGCTGTTGATAGATCTAAATTTAGTAATGCTTTGACTGAGGTTTTATCTAATCATCCTTTAGTTGAAATCAAGAGATTTGAACAATTGGATCTCCCCAGCGAAGAAAATATAACTATCCTTGCTACCGGCCCATTAACTTCTGATGCATTGGCTAGCAAAATAAAATGTTTTACAGGTATTGATACCTGTCATTTTTTTGATGCCGCTAGTCCAATTATCTATGGTGATACTATTGATCAAGAGATTGTCTTTAAAGCTAGTAGATACGATAAAGGAGATCCGGCATATTTAAATTGCCCTATGGATAAAAATGATTACATCAATTTTAGGAACGAACTAGTAGAAGGAGATCAAGCTAATTTAAAAGACTTTGAAAAAGAATCTGCTAATTTCTTTGAAGCTTGTTTGCCAATAGAAGAAATCGCCAGAAGAGGAGTAGACACTATGAGATACGGTCCTTTGAAATCTATAGGGTTGTGGAATCCTAAATGGGGAGATTTATTTGATAGGGAAAATAGATTAAAAAATCGACCTCATGCAATTGTTCAATTAAGGATGGAAGATCTCGAGGGGAAATTACTTAATATGGTTGGTTTTCAAACCAACCTCAAATGGTCAGAGCAAAAAAGAATATTTAGGATGATTCCCGGTCTAGAAAAAGCTGAGTTTGTACGTTTTGGAGTAATGCATAGAAATACCTTTCTAGAATCTCCAAAATTACTTTTACCAACCCTGCAATTTATGAAAAGAGAAACTCTTTTAGCCGCTGGTCAGATAACTGGTACGGAAGGATATGTTGCGGCTGCTGCTGGGGGGTTGCTCGCAGGAATAAATGCATCTTTATTAGCTAAGGGCAAAAAAACAGTAACTTTCCCTAGTGAATCAATGATTGGTTCTCTAATAAATTTCATAAGCAATAGAAATCAAATATTGTCAAATCAGAAAAAAAATAAATTTCAGCCAATGCCAGCTTCATTTGGTTTAGTTCCAGAACTGACTAAAAGAATAAAAGACAAAAGATCAAGGTACAAAGCTTATCAAGAAAGATCTATAGAGGCTTTAAATGGGTTCAGAAAGAAATTAGATTCTCGTTTTGCAAATGATCAATTACTTATCAAAATTAAGTAA